The following proteins are co-located in the Patescibacteria group bacterium genome:
- a CDS encoding pilin gives MVKSLVRFGMSAVLGLALALPFMRLVPSFAPVAHAQPLGAEDIISSDFGDSTGLGQGDLKQTIGNLIKVALGFLGVVAVVIVLYGGFKWMVSGGNDEKVGEAKKLIISGIIGLAIILSAYAITTFVISSFLTATQG, from the coding sequence ATGGTGAAATCCTTGGTACGATTTGGGATGAGCGCCGTGCTCGGGCTCGCGCTCGCACTTCCGTTCATGCGCTTAGTTCCGTCATTTGCGCCAGTAGCCCATGCTCAGCCACTGGGCGCTGAGGATATCATCAGCTCTGACTTCGGTGATTCCACTGGTCTTGGCCAGGGTGACCTGAAGCAGACCATCGGCAACCTCATTAAGGTAGCCCTTGGTTTCCTCGGAGTAGTAGCTGTAGTCATTGTGCTCTACGGTGGCTTCAAGTGGATGGTTTCCGGTGGTAACGATGAGAAAGTTGGTGAAGCTAAGAAGCTCATCATCAGCGGTATCATTGGTCTGGCGATCATCCTGTCAGCCTACGCTATCACCACGTTCGTTATTTCTTCTTTCCTCACCGCTACTCAAGGTTAG
- a CDS encoding pilin encodes MRIKAFLLFTAALGLFLAPKAHVFAAVDCAAQYDTCIAPAELIQQTCIDAQCTGNACPDCVANFDRDTQGCFDQRRACFAANESTLPSTTSNALTSGSATGASVSLINPLGTANPQVIIGNLIKAILSIIGSVTLLMFIYGGVLWITSMGNDKMVAKGKAVLVWTVVGLAVIAGAYTLTQAVITGLTTGSVLGT; translated from the coding sequence ATGCGAATCAAAGCGTTTCTTCTTTTTACTGCGGCCCTGGGTCTGTTCCTGGCTCCTAAGGCACATGTTTTTGCCGCTGTAGACTGTGCCGCACAATACGATACGTGTATTGCGCCTGCGGAACTTATTCAGCAGACCTGTATTGATGCACAGTGTACTGGCAACGCTTGTCCAGATTGTGTGGCAAACTTTGACCGTGACACTCAGGGCTGTTTTGATCAGCGAAGAGCCTGTTTCGCCGCCAATGAATCAACGCTTCCATCAACGACTTCAAATGCTCTAACCTCTGGTTCTGCCACAGGCGCGTCGGTCTCGCTTATTAATCCTCTCGGCACCGCAAACCCGCAGGTCATTATCGGTAACTTGATCAAGGCCATTCTATCAATCATTGGTTCCGTCACCTTGCTCATGTTCATTTACGGCGGAGTGCTGTGGATTACTTCCATGGGTAATGACAAAATGGTGGCTAAAGGTAAGGCGGTATTAGTTTGGACGGTTGTAGGTTTGGCGGTTATTGCCGGAGCCTATACGCTGACCCAGGCGGTCATTACTGGGTTGACCACAGGATCAGTCCTCGGTACTTAG
- a CDS encoding pilin translates to MRFLRNAFLALGLVVSFWLPAVAHAQTVSGGYSSIMSQGLIFANICSSASAPCPCRDSGQCQLSDMLQIFVNISIGILAISGSVALLMFFYGGFTWVTSMGNPKKIEQGKEIIVRAVIGLAIIFGSYAFVNFLIAAISGVAPGATIEDTVNSSTTCRPGQTTGCTPSGVGAENIINTQ, encoded by the coding sequence ATGCGTTTTCTTCGCAACGCTTTTTTAGCACTTGGTCTAGTTGTTTCTTTTTGGTTGCCGGCAGTAGCGCATGCGCAGACAGTGAGCGGGGGATACTCAAGCATCATGAGCCAGGGTCTTATTTTTGCGAACATTTGCTCATCCGCTTCAGCCCCTTGTCCCTGTCGAGACTCAGGACAGTGCCAGCTCTCTGACATGTTGCAGATCTTCGTTAACATCTCTATTGGCATTTTAGCTATCAGTGGTTCAGTCGCGCTTCTGATGTTCTTTTACGGCGGTTTCACTTGGGTGACCTCTATGGGTAATCCAAAGAAGATTGAACAAGGCAAAGAAATTATCGTCCGCGCCGTGATTGGCCTCGCTATAATCTTCGGCTCTTACGCTTTTGTTAACTTCTTGATCGCCGCTATTTCCGGCGTTGCCCCTGGAGCCACCATTGAAGACACTGTTAATTCTTCAACTACCTGTAGACCTGGGCAAACAACAGGTTGTACCCCAAGCGGAGTAGGAGCAGAAAATATTATCAATACCCAGTAA
- a CDS encoding extracellular solute-binding protein, whose amino-acid sequence MIKRLLSIFFLFSTLVMVGAGCSGGSSSAPVQQKVTLKFWSVFDDETAYRELFSAYRAAHPNVTIEYRKFRPEEYEKELIRALADGTGPDIFSVHNTKMSEFQSLLSPMPPQLNISYLVTQGTLRKETALVAKQEATMSQKTFKSQFVDVVSSDAILNYTADPKMAATPRIYGFPFSMDTLALFYNKDLLNSAGIAEPPAAWDQFNEAVKKLTKYDATGGVAQSGAALGTVKNVDRSGDIISVLMMQNGAQMTDENGNPTFDGVPKGTPQGVFPALDAVTFYTDFANPVKEVYTWNDGFPNSVSAFARGQTAFMLGYSYDVPILTAAAPKLNYGIAPLPQIAGGRIVNYPNYWLQGVSKTSKFGDYAWNFLDFASNPKNVTSFLAKSGHPTAVRSLIGAELEDETLGVFASQLLTSQSWYHGSDSDAAFKALSDLSTTILVGTDDPKKAVSQAARVVGQTY is encoded by the coding sequence ATGATTAAGCGCTTACTCTCAATTTTCTTCCTGTTTTCTACGTTGGTTATGGTGGGTGCCGGTTGTTCCGGTGGCAGCTCATCTGCTCCAGTACAACAAAAAGTAACGCTTAAATTTTGGAGCGTGTTTGATGATGAAACAGCCTACCGCGAGCTTTTTTCAGCCTATAGAGCGGCTCATCCTAACGTGACCATCGAGTATAGAAAGTTTCGCCCAGAAGAATATGAAAAAGAACTGATCCGAGCGCTGGCCGATGGTACCGGGCCGGATATTTTCTCAGTTCATAATACTAAGATGTCCGAATTCCAGAGTTTGCTTTCGCCCATGCCGCCACAGCTCAATATTAGCTATTTGGTGACCCAAGGAACACTCAGAAAAGAAACAGCGCTGGTAGCCAAGCAGGAAGCCACCATGTCACAGAAAACTTTTAAGTCACAGTTTGTTGATGTTGTTTCTTCAGATGCTATTTTGAACTACACCGCTGATCCTAAGATGGCAGCAACGCCCAGGATTTACGGCTTCCCGTTCTCTATGGACACGCTGGCCTTGTTTTATAACAAGGATCTACTGAACTCAGCCGGTATTGCTGAGCCGCCCGCAGCTTGGGATCAGTTTAACGAGGCCGTGAAAAAACTGACTAAGTATGATGCTACCGGGGGAGTAGCTCAGTCAGGAGCAGCTCTCGGAACGGTGAAGAACGTTGACCGTTCCGGCGATATTATTTCCGTTCTCATGATGCAAAATGGTGCTCAGATGACTGATGAAAACGGCAACCCAACCTTTGATGGCGTACCAAAGGGCACGCCACAGGGCGTGTTTCCAGCGCTTGATGCCGTGACTTTCTACACGGACTTTGCTAATCCAGTAAAAGAGGTTTACACCTGGAATGATGGCTTTCCAAATTCGGTTAGCGCCTTTGCCCGCGGTCAAACAGCGTTCATGCTCGGGTACAGTTATGACGTGCCAATCCTGACAGCGGCTGCTCCAAAATTGAATTACGGTATTGCTCCTCTCCCGCAAATCGCCGGCGGACGAATTGTTAACTACCCCAACTACTGGTTGCAGGGCGTATCTAAAACCTCAAAATTTGGTGATTACGCCTGGAATTTCTTGGACTTCGCCTCTAATCCCAAAAACGTTACTTCTTTCTTGGCTAAGTCAGGACACCCCACAGCTGTCCGCAGTTTGATTGGCGCGGAACTAGAAGACGAAACCCTGGGTGTCTTTGCTAGCCAGCTGCTAACTTCCCAAAGTTGGTATCATGGTTCAGACTCAGACGCGGCCTTTAAAGCCCTGAGCGATCTATCGACAACTATTCTAGTTGGCACTGATGATCCTAAGAAAGCCGTTTCTCAAGCAGCTCGAGTAGTGGGACAGACCTATTAG
- a CDS encoding class I SAM-dependent methyltransferase yields MLITSTIATILLVVFAIFLTFFVLPLVILWFVSIVGSGAPFVPVPSKAVQGIVDALELADGAVVYDMGCGDGRVLLAVIRRNLNIRAVGLEKALLPYLIAKYRTRGTRIEILRRDFFKENLVEATHVVTYLFPTLMERVEAKLDQELKPGTRIVAIDFPLEHRKPTRTVEQQLAGLKRGTTLYIYD; encoded by the coding sequence ATGTTGATCACTTCTACAATCGCTACGATTCTCCTTGTAGTCTTTGCCATTTTTCTCACTTTTTTTGTATTGCCGTTGGTCATTCTTTGGTTCGTTAGTATTGTTGGCAGCGGTGCGCCGTTCGTGCCAGTACCATCAAAGGCTGTTCAGGGCATTGTCGACGCACTCGAACTCGCTGATGGCGCTGTGGTGTATGATATGGGCTGTGGAGACGGCCGGGTTTTGCTCGCGGTCATTCGGCGAAATCTGAATATCCGCGCAGTTGGCCTTGAGAAAGCTCTTTTGCCGTACCTCATAGCGAAATACCGGACCAGAGGGACACGGATCGAAATACTTAGGCGCGATTTCTTCAAAGAAAACCTCGTTGAGGCGACTCACGTCGTAACCTACCTCTTTCCGACGCTCATGGAACGGGTTGAAGCTAAGCTAGACCAAGAATTGAAGCCTGGAACTCGTATTGTCGCGATCGATTTCCCCCTCGAGCACAGAAAACCTACGAGAACCGTTGAACAACAACTCGCCGGACTCAAACGCGGAACCACTCTTTATATCTATGATTAA
- the galU gene encoding UTP--glucose-1-phosphate uridylyltransferase GalU, whose product MPPKKSQKIRKAIIPVAGMGTRFLPATKAQPKEMLPVVDKPVIQYIVEEAVAAGIEEVIFVTAMGKRALEDHFDRNFELEYRLEQKKKMAELKAIQAIGKLAKFAFVRQQKPLGDGHAILAAAPFVGDDETVAIFTGDDIFSGERPAISELIETYEKFGAPVVGVQEVPHEKVSSYGIIDGVEIAGNTWQVKRFVEKPAPEDAPSNLASVGRYIVTPEILRLLEKQKPGKDGEIRLADAFTTYVDAGKQLYGHVLSGKRYDCGNKLQFIIAQIELGLLHPEVKEGLAEYLKSRE is encoded by the coding sequence ATGCCCCCCAAAAAATCGCAAAAGATTAGAAAAGCAATTATTCCAGTAGCTGGAATGGGTACGCGTTTTTTGCCAGCCACCAAGGCACAGCCAAAGGAAATGCTGCCGGTTGTCGACAAACCAGTGATTCAGTACATCGTCGAAGAAGCAGTGGCTGCAGGCATTGAGGAAGTTATTTTCGTCACCGCCATGGGCAAGAGGGCGCTCGAAGATCATTTTGATCGCAATTTTGAGCTTGAGTATCGCCTGGAGCAAAAGAAGAAGATGGCCGAGCTGAAAGCCATTCAAGCCATCGGTAAGCTTGCTAAGTTTGCGTTCGTGCGTCAGCAGAAACCGCTTGGCGATGGCCATGCCATTCTAGCCGCCGCTCCATTTGTGGGTGACGATGAAACGGTGGCGATTTTTACCGGTGATGACATTTTTTCCGGCGAGCGTCCGGCTATTAGCGAGCTGATCGAAACCTACGAAAAGTTCGGTGCACCAGTGGTTGGCGTGCAGGAAGTACCGCACGAGAAGGTTTCTAGCTATGGAATCATCGATGGCGTAGAAATTGCTGGGAATACTTGGCAAGTAAAAAGATTCGTCGAAAAGCCAGCCCCGGAGGACGCACCGTCTAACCTGGCCTCAGTTGGCAGATATATTGTTACGCCAGAAATTTTGCGCCTACTTGAGAAACAGAAACCGGGTAAGGACGGAGAGATTCGTCTGGCCGACGCTTTTACTACTTATGTTGATGCCGGCAAGCAGCTGTACGGTCATGTTTTGTCCGGCAAACGCTACGATTGCGGTAATAAACTCCAATTCATTATCGCCCAGATTGAACTCGGCCTCTTGCATCCGGAGGTGAAAGAAGGTTTAGCAGAGTATTTGAAGTCTCGCGAGTAG
- a CDS encoding methyltransferase domain-containing protein, with the protein MLRQWFFWWLGLGILFANKFRYRVTGYHRPREFSVDDTRRAVKYDHEVVERWERALIEKGFGSQPFAGKRILELGPGADLGVGLILVAKGAESYTAYDKNPLADRAPKELHNAVIASINDAGARKRAEEALLAYEIKQPTTLIFKQDQSFSFNWLPAESVDLVVSNAAFEHFDHVPEILAQVGRVLAPGGALVAHVDLQTHTRVIRDRDPLNIYRYPRLLYRLAKFSGIPNRVRPSVYEKTLSDLGFTLIDIIPEIVMDEAKLKRDRPHVRRRYRKDPTLGVLSFIVIAKK; encoded by the coding sequence ATGTTGCGACAATGGTTTTTTTGGTGGCTGGGGCTTGGAATCCTCTTTGCTAATAAGTTTAGATATCGGGTAACGGGCTATCACCGCCCGCGCGAATTTTCGGTGGACGACACGCGTCGAGCCGTGAAATACGACCATGAAGTGGTGGAACGTTGGGAACGGGCGCTCATCGAGAAAGGCTTCGGCTCTCAACCATTTGCGGGCAAGCGCATCCTCGAGCTTGGCCCTGGCGCAGACCTGGGCGTCGGCTTAATTTTGGTTGCCAAGGGCGCCGAGTCGTATACGGCCTATGATAAGAATCCACTCGCTGACCGCGCGCCGAAGGAATTGCATAATGCGGTCATCGCCTCGATCAATGACGCTGGCGCCAGGAAGCGTGCGGAAGAAGCGTTGTTGGCTTATGAAATTAAGCAGCCAACTACCCTGATCTTCAAGCAGGATCAGTCCTTTTCATTTAACTGGTTGCCAGCTGAAAGTGTTGATCTCGTAGTTAGTAACGCCGCTTTTGAGCATTTTGACCATGTGCCTGAAATTTTGGCGCAGGTTGGTCGAGTTCTCGCTCCCGGCGGAGCACTCGTGGCTCATGTTGATTTGCAAACACATACGCGAGTGATTCGTGACCGCGACCCATTGAACATTTATCGCTACCCTCGTTTGCTCTACAGACTCGCCAAGTTCTCGGGAATTCCCAATCGCGTTCGTCCGAGCGTGTACGAGAAGACATTAAGCGACCTCGGCTTTACGCTGATCGACATCATCCCGGAGATTGTGATGGACGAAGCTAAGCTCAAGCGCGACCGTCCTCATGTTCGTCGAAGATACCGTAAAGACCCAACGCTGGGGGTACTGAGTTTTATCGTCATTGCTAAGAAGTGA
- a CDS encoding methyltransferase domain-containing protein: MSWLFERKLYQSEKNGLILCKKLFGHWEVFVDGFYQSAPYIKKMWRTGLRQVSSMPAVSRILVLGLGAGSIINDLHSRYPDAFITTIEYDPTMVVIARQLEMFDQKLPVNIIVADAVTAVPALEGSFDLIIVDLYKGGVTAEALQHPDFVESITQKLLPNGTLILNVFKNVELFPLFDRFLTRQNTWKYSFNALAMYKKSTPR, translated from the coding sequence ATGTCCTGGCTTTTTGAACGGAAACTTTATCAATCTGAGAAAAACGGCTTGATTCTCTGTAAGAAACTTTTCGGCCACTGGGAAGTCTTTGTAGACGGCTTCTATCAGTCCGCGCCCTACATCAAAAAAATGTGGCGAACCGGTCTGCGCCAAGTTTCGTCGATGCCAGCCGTGTCGAGGATCCTCGTCCTCGGGCTCGGCGCTGGCAGTATCATCAACGATCTGCACTCGAGATATCCCGACGCGTTCATCACCACTATCGAGTACGATCCGACCATGGTGGTAATCGCCAGACAACTAGAAATGTTCGATCAAAAACTCCCCGTAAATATCATTGTCGCCGATGCAGTCACGGCAGTTCCAGCCCTCGAAGGCTCCTTCGATCTAATAATCGTGGACCTCTACAAAGGCGGAGTAACAGCCGAGGCGCTCCAGCATCCTGACTTTGTCGAATCGATTACGCAGAAACTTTTACCGAACGGAACTCTAATCCTGAACGTCTTTAAGAACGTCGAATTATTTCCGCTGTTCGACCGATTCCTAACCAGACAGAACACGTGGAAGTATTCGTTCAATGCATTGGCAATGTATAAAAAATCGACCCCCCGTTAA
- a CDS encoding DUF84 family protein, with the protein MILEIVVGSHSQEKFLGTTNALLAVGPKVFKLYQENMDSGENCQPLEGQTRRGARTRAIGAQKTRPGSWGLGIENGAFLGNGVWRDAADIVLVDPNGREYEARTEYVVLPAEAVEEALAIGFFNTTVGAVMAERYGCSSSDPHSFLTDGKKSRAQFLEEALIKLFDQVFNGKKEVTVSRVHKVQIGSRTLELPIREVAPGISVALFNLLGDWELTEFLGQQLAAKLMPPVDVLIMPDGKAQALLHVIGRELKLPTVVARKEKKPYMGDCVSVQVKSITTDRVQTLYISVSDAEMLRGKHVVIVDDVVSTGGTLDAMKQLLEKVGAIYERTLAVFTEGPDVRPDVISLGNLPLF; encoded by the coding sequence ATGATTCTGGAGATCGTGGTTGGCTCACATAGCCAAGAGAAGTTCCTGGGCACGACCAACGCCTTGCTGGCTGTTGGCCCTAAGGTGTTCAAGCTCTACCAAGAGAACATGGATTCAGGCGAAAACTGTCAGCCCCTCGAGGGCCAGACGCGCAGAGGAGCCCGCACCCGTGCCATCGGAGCGCAGAAGACCAGGCCCGGCTCGTGGGGCTTGGGGATCGAGAACGGAGCGTTCCTGGGGAATGGCGTGTGGCGGGATGCCGCGGACATCGTCCTCGTGGACCCGAACGGTCGTGAGTACGAAGCCCGGACCGAGTACGTAGTTCTCCCGGCCGAAGCGGTCGAGGAAGCCCTGGCGATCGGGTTCTTCAACACAACGGTAGGGGCTGTGATGGCGGAGCGGTATGGATGCTCCAGCTCGGATCCACACTCCTTCCTGACCGATGGGAAGAAGTCGCGCGCGCAGTTCTTGGAAGAAGCACTCATCAAACTGTTCGATCAGGTGTTCAACGGCAAAAAGGAGGTGACCGTGTCTCGTGTTCACAAGGTGCAGATCGGTTCGCGCACGCTCGAGCTCCCCATCCGGGAGGTCGCTCCTGGCATCTCCGTTGCGCTCTTCAACCTCCTCGGAGATTGGGAGCTGACCGAATTCTTGGGGCAGCAGCTGGCGGCCAAGCTCATGCCACCAGTGGACGTGCTCATCATGCCGGATGGCAAGGCGCAGGCACTCCTCCACGTCATCGGTCGCGAACTCAAGCTGCCCACCGTGGTTGCGCGCAAGGAGAAGAAGCCCTACATGGGCGACTGCGTGTCCGTGCAGGTGAAGAGCATCACCACGGACCGCGTGCAGACGCTGTACATCTCCGTCAGCGACGCGGAAATGCTCCGTGGCAAGCACGTGGTGATCGTGGATGATGTGGTCTCCACTGGTGGAACGCTCGATGCCATGAAGCAGCTGCTCGAGAAGGTCGGTGCGATCTACGAGCGCACGCTTGCGGTCTTCACGGAAGGCCCGGACGTTCGCCCGGACGTGATCTCGCTCGGCAACCTCCCGCTCTTCTAG
- the prs gene encoding ribose-phosphate diphosphokinase: MLSGRTHHMDKRLLFHCPQAMTIARQMAELDGRIELGVVDWKRFPDAWPNIMIRGFDDLRNRDVAYLASLDSPETVFEQWSVMLAIAEARPKSFRLLLPYFPTGTMERIDMEGQVATASTLARLLSALPPSGPGPIPLYMWDVHALPIRHYFGANIAPRFKTGTKVLKARLEQEGDVTVAFPDEGAWKRFKVLFSDDQGKPLFPFVICRKQRHGDKRIVTVIEGDPAGKNVVIVDDLVHSGGTTIECMHAMKAAGAVKVSAFATHGVMEKDAWKRFLNAGFYRVWITDSCPVTAGLVKDQPPFEVLSLVKSMINAVMDG, encoded by the coding sequence TTGTTATCCGGGAGGACACATCACATGGACAAGCGACTGCTCTTTCACTGCCCGCAGGCCATGACGATTGCTCGCCAGATGGCCGAGCTCGATGGGCGCATTGAGCTCGGCGTCGTGGACTGGAAACGGTTCCCCGATGCCTGGCCGAACATCATGATCCGGGGGTTCGATGACCTCCGCAACCGCGACGTCGCGTATCTTGCCTCGCTCGATTCCCCGGAAACGGTATTCGAACAGTGGAGCGTGATGCTCGCCATTGCCGAGGCCCGTCCGAAGTCCTTTCGCCTCCTGCTTCCGTACTTCCCGACGGGAACCATGGAACGCATCGACATGGAAGGACAAGTTGCCACGGCAAGTACGCTCGCCCGGCTCCTCTCTGCGTTGCCGCCGTCTGGTCCTGGACCGATCCCGCTCTACATGTGGGACGTTCATGCCCTGCCGATCCGGCATTACTTCGGGGCGAACATCGCGCCGCGGTTCAAGACTGGCACGAAGGTGCTCAAGGCCCGGCTCGAACAGGAGGGCGACGTCACTGTCGCGTTTCCGGACGAGGGGGCGTGGAAGCGCTTCAAGGTGCTTTTCTCGGACGACCAGGGCAAACCGCTCTTTCCGTTTGTCATCTGCCGCAAGCAGCGGCACGGCGACAAACGGATCGTGACGGTGATTGAGGGCGATCCCGCGGGGAAGAACGTGGTCATCGTGGATGATCTCGTGCATTCCGGCGGAACGACCATCGAGTGCATGCATGCTATGAAGGCGGCAGGCGCGGTGAAGGTCAGTGCCTTTGCTACGCACGGCGTCATGGAAAAGGACGCCTGGAAGCGGTTTCTGAACGCCGGGTTCTACCGCGTGTGGATCACGGACTCGTGTCCGGTCACTGCGGGACTCGTGAAGGATCAGCCGCCGTTCGAGGTGTTGAGCCTCGTGAAATCAATGATCAACGCCGTCATGGACGGTTAG